The stretch of DNA GGAAGTAGCGAAAGCAGCGGACATGTTGCCGTGATGCTCAGGGGCTGCTCGTCGAAACAGCCGTTGGCATCCGTCACGCTAAGGGTGAAGTTGGTGGTAGCTGCTGCGGTGGGTGTTCCCGAAAGAATTCCCGTGCTGGCATCGAGGGTCAAGCCTGTCGGGAGTGTGCCGCTGGCAACCACGTAGGTCAGCGAACCTACCCCGCCCGTGCTGGCCAGGCTCTGGCTGTAGGGCTGGCCCAGGGTGCCGCTTGTTAGTGAGGTAGTGGTGATTGACAGGGAGCAGATTACCGAAAGGCTGGTTGTTGCGGTGGCGGTGCAGCCAACACCATTGCTAACCAGCACCGTGTAGGCATAAACGCCTTCAGTAGTGGGAGCCGTTATGGTGCGGCTGGCAACCGTTGTTGCAGTCGGCGAGCTGATGCCCGGTCCGCTCCAAGTGTAGTTGGTAGTGCCTGCCGTCACGCCCGAGGCCGATGCGTTGAGCGTAACAACGGCACCGGGAGCTACGCTGTTGGGTGTGGCAGTAGCTACCACGCTGGTAGGCGTTACGCAGGGAACGAAAGCGGCATCGTAGACAAAGGTGTTTTGCCCGGCACCGCCCAGCGTAAACGAAACAATGCCTGCCGGATTGGGCTTGGAGTCGACGCGCCCGTTGGGGTCCTGATTGGGTTTGGTGCTCAGGCTGAGTGCCCCTGCCGAAGCACTGGTTGGGAAACAGATTGAGTAACTGTTTCCGGCACTTAACCCTGTCAGGCTGTAGACGAAACCGGTAGCGTTGGTGCCGCTGGCGTTCGAGAAGTAGTATTCGCCATTGCTGCCGGTTACTACGGTTGTATTGGCCGGTACGCCCGAACCTTTTAGCTGCACCGTAATGCCCGCCAGAGCAAGCTCTCCGGCGTCCTGAATGCCGTTGTCGTTATCGTCGCGCCAAACGCGGTTGCCAATCTGGACAGGGGCCACTCCGCACCGCAGTTCCAGATCACCCAAACCCGCCGACTTACCCGTTGCATTGACGTTAGGCGTTCCATCACCATACACCTGAAAACGGCTGGCATTGTAGTTGGCGTCCTGATTAGAGCCAAACGCCGTGCCTCCCGCCGAACCCGTGCGGTTGTTGAAGCGAGATACGCCCCCCGACCATAAATCGACGGGGTCAATTACGGTAGCCATTACCTGCCCGCTGCCGGGGAAGAACGTTAGCCCGCCGATAGCGGTTTCTTCGTGCGGAACAAAACCGGCTTCGTAGCGGTCGTCCCAGTAGTATTCGCCCCCGCCGTTGCCTTCGTTACGACCCGCACCGAGTGTTGCTATGCCACCTGCCGATGCGTTGCTCTCCACAACAAACGTACCGCTGTTGTTGTGTACGCGCATCAAATCGCCCCCGCTAATGCCCGTCCAGCCATTGCTGCCAGAAGCAGACGTAGGCGAGGCTGTTGTGGTTGTGCCGGGGCCTGTGACGTAGGTAAACGACGTAGGACCGTTATTGTAGGTGCCCAATTGATAAGCAGTACGGTCGCCAAAAGCCAGTATCATCGAGCCGTCTACATCGAACTCAATGTCGGTTAACATAGGCTGTGGATAACTCGCAATACGAGAGTTGTTAAAAGTTGACGACTGAAAAAAGAGATTGAAATTATTGGTCCAGGGCCTCCAGAAGCGGCTGCTGGCCGAGGCTGGGTTTGTAGACGTGTACTCATTACTGGCAAATCCGCGCTGAAAGCCCAAAGTGGTGGAAAATACCTGCGTAGCAACTCCGTTTTGCGGATTCACCTGATAAACCAATGCTTTCAGGTCATTACGCGATTGAGACACTTCAGCCGTACAAACGGCACCAACGTACACATTGCCCCGGTAAAACTTGGTAGCGAAAATCTGGTAATCGTCGTTGGAGCATGTACCGGAGGGTACAATAGTGTAGGACTGAATTTGACCGGAAGCCGGAGCCGAGGGCGGATTGCCAACCGGAATTACGTACAGTTTTTTGTCGAACAGGTTGGTAACAAACAGCGTCTGTTCATCATCCGACAGATCAAGGTCGCCTAAGCCAGCACGACCTACATTGCCAAAGCCCCAGTTGTCGTTGCTGGGTGAGTTAATATTGGCTGGCAGGCTGCGTGCGCCTTCGGTGCCAGCGTTGAGCGTCAAAAACAAGGGGGCCGATACGGTTGTGCTGGCCGGACCCGTGTAATCGAGTTTGTAAATGGCACCTAACCTCCCGTTGAGAACGCCTGCATGACGACGCACAAAGGCACCGGCAAACATCTGTTTGCTGGATCGCTGATACGCCAAACCCCAGACTGAGCCGGTGGCGGGGCTGTTGGCATCAACGTTTTTGCCCGTGGTCGACGTGGCCGTGGCGTTGTAAGGAAAGGTAACGATGGTTGGTTCGATGGCCGTTTGATTGCCATTGACGAAGCACGTTGTGACAACGTTGGTGTTAAGTGGCCCGCAGAAATGAGCGGGATAGTTCAGGCCATAGTTGACCACTGCTGATCCCGACAGGTTTACGAACCGAACACTCGAACCGCTTGCACTGCTGTTTGTTGGCGCACTCACAAACCCATCGTAATCAGTAGCGACAGGATTAGAGAATTCTAATCGATAAACGCCATTGGCCCCCACGTTCAGCGTATAAAGCCCTGATGCGTCTGTAAGGGCAGATAGAGACGTGCCCAAACTATTAATAGCCGTGACACGAACGCCCGGAACACCTATTTCGCCCGCTGAAATACCCGTGCCCGACGTGGGGTTATCAACGAGGCCGTTGCTGTTAAAGTCACGGTATACTGTACCTGTAATAGTTTGGGCGTAACTATTGGGCGAGTTGGTCAGCAGGCACAAAAGTGCCAGCAGACCAGTAACAAGTAATAAGCGTGTAGAGGTAGGCATCGAATAAATATTTTGTGTTGATCGAATGGTTCATTCGATAAATTGGCAATATGTGTGCCATGAGAGCATTTCATTAGAGAAAGTGAGTTTTTATGTGTTATTTTAACTGGTTTATTTCTTATTTTGATTAGACTATTACTTATTTATAAGTTAGTATAATGAGTAACTGAGTTTTACAAAAAATATGCCAGCCATCCAACTTAGAATTGGCCTTATATAACCTATATATTAACTCGTTTCATAAAGAAAAAGTAAACGGGTAGCTGAAGAATGCTTCAACTACCCGTTTACTCGTACAAATCAGCTCACCTATTACTGACCACCAATACGGGTTCCTTTTCTGGTTTGCTTTAACACAAACGGCACACACACAGATGGCGGGCAGTTGCAGTTGGCGGGCAAAATAACTACCTGCTCATCACGGTGGCAGTTTAGCGCGTTATAAACCCGGACCCAATACGTGCCTGCGGGCAGCGTACTGGCCAACACGCTATTAATTGGTAAAGCCATCGGATTTGATGTTATCAATGTACCACTCTCAAAATCAATACCGCCCCGGCTGATTTGATATGTCAGATTCGTCACGCTACTTAGCCCTGTAAGTATAATACGCCCATTGGCTTGCACTGTAGACCCCGAGCAGGTAGGAGTACTGGCTGTCAGCGAGTAAGACGCTACACCCGGTATCTCTTCCACAATGAAGGGACAGCAGCTATAATCCGGACACAGCTCATTAGCATTGTTCGCCGAAAGCTTGTACTCGCCGGGCTGGCGCACTTCCAGTATATTAGTGGTGAAGCTGGTGAGTTCGGTAGTCACGCCCTCGAAGGTGCGGAACCAATGATATTTGGTGCGCTCGGTGGGGGCCGTCAGTTGAAAGACATATTCGCTGCCGGGGCAGACAAGAATCGGAATACTGGTACAAACGTCGACTTCCTTACCAGGAATAGCGGCTTTGTTATACACGATTCCTTCGGTTGTTGCTGTCACCTGGAACGTTAAGCTAAGACTTTGTCCGGCTCCGATGCTGGAGACTGTCCACGTACTGGCTACCGAAGCTGACATGGCTGGGGTGAACGTAGTACCGGTTGGAGCGACAGCCGAACCCAACAGATAGGTGGCTCCTTCGGAGAGCAGATCCCTTACGACGGCTGTGGTCGCTACTGAGCCGGTATTGGTCAGCACCACTGTGTAGGTCAGTACGTCGCCCACTTTCGCCCTACTCTTGTCAACAGCTTTCGCCAGATTGAGTGAGGGGTTAGGAGCGGTTGTGCAACTCATCGGCACAGTATAAATTATGCTACTGCTGGTGCTGGAGCCGTTGGTGAGCACAGCAACTACCGTGCGGCTGACTGGTCCGTCACTCACGCCCGATACTGAGAAGATAGCCGTAGGCTGGCCTGCCGTGACCGTCTGGCTCAACACAACGCTTCCGTTGTCGCTTACAGTAAGAGTAGACCCCGCTGGGGCATCGGTGAGCGTTACTATACCACTGGCGGTGTAGGTGTTGGTCGCTGTATTACAAGCAGGCAGGCCAACGTTTACCCGTACCGTCGGTGGAGTTGGGTCGACTCTGATCGTCAGGGGCAGGATGGCCGTACAACTCTTACTGTCGGTCACCGTTAGGGTGAAGCTGGAGTTGCCCGCTGAAGTAGGTGTGCCTGAAATGACGCCTGTACTGGCATTGAGCGACAGCCCGCTGGGCAACGTACCAATAGCGTTGAAGGTCATTGGGACGATACCACCACTGGTGGCAATGCTCTGGCTATAAGCCGTGCCAACCTGGCCGTTGGGCAGGCTGCTGGTGGTAACGCTCACCGAGCAAAGGGTGCAGGCCAGCGGTACGCTGTAGGTGGTGCTGGCCGGGGTGCCATCGGTCAGCCTTGCCACAACGGTGCGGCTGGCTGGTCCGTTGCTGACCCCGGTCACTGAAAAGATCACGCTGGAAGAACCGGCGGCTACGGGTTGGCTCAGCACGGAGTTGCCGTTGTCGGTGAGGCTCAGGCTGGAGCCTGGCGTAGCGTTGGCGATGGTGGCTGTGCCGCTGGCGATGTAGGTGTTGGTTGCCGTGTTGCAGACGGGTGTCCCAACCACCACCACAACCGTCGCTGGAGCGGTAGTACAGGAAACGGGTGCGGTGTAGGTGGTGCTGCTGGTGCCGCATCCGGCTAAACTGGCCGACACGCTTCGGGGGCTGCCATCGGATACTAACCCGGCCATTTGCTCAGTAATCAGCGTGGCGTTGGCCGGAACAGTAAGCGTTCGACTCTCCACGCCGTCGATAAGGGTAAGGATGCCGCTGCTGGCGGGCGGGTTGGTCAGCGTTACGCTCAAGGTGGCTGTGTAGCGGTTGGTAGTCGGGTCGCAGGGGCCAGCCGTTGCGGTTAGGGTCAGCGAACAGACTGGGGCCGCTGAAACGCTGATGCTCAGCGGAAGCGGCACCGAACACCCGTTGGCATCGGTAGCCGTGAGGGTAAAGCTGCTCAGGCCCGAAGCCGTCGGCGTACCACTTATCACATTGCCGACCAACCCAAGTCCTGGGGGTGGAGTACCCGCCGTCACCGAGTAGGCGTAGGGAGCCGTACCGCCCGATGCGGTCAGCGGCTGGCTGTAGAGGGTGCCTTCCTGGGCAGTGGGCAGGCTGGTAGGAAGCAGCGAAAGCAGCGGACATGTTGCGGTGATGCTCAGAGGCTGCTCGTCGGCACAGCCGTTGGCATCCGTCACGCTAAGGGTGAAGTTGGTGATGGCTGCTGCGGTGGGTGTTCCGGAAAGGATGCCTGTGCTGGCATCGAGGCTCAAGCCTGTCGGGAGCGTCCCGCTGGCGACCGCGTAGGTCAGCGAACCTACCCCGCCCGTGCTGGCCAGGCTCTGGCTGTAGGGCTGGCCCAGGGTGCCGCTTGTTAGTGAGGTAGTGGTGATCGACAGTGAGCAGACCGAGCAGGAAACTGGTGCGGTATAGGTGGTGCTGGTAGTGCCGCAGGCCAACACGCTGCTGGCGATGCTGACGGTCTGGGTCAGGCCGTTGGAAGGCAAGCCGTTGAAGATGGCGGTTAGCGTGTTGGTGCCCAAACCGCCCGAGGTAGACAGGGTCTGGGTTAGCGTACCAGTGCTGATAGTGATGCTGCCCTCGACAGGGTTAGCGACCGTGACTACCACGGTTGCCGAGTAGGTGTTGGTAAGGGGGTCGCAAGGGCCGGCAGTGGCTGTCGCTCCGAGTGAGCAGATGGGAGCCGCTGAAACGCTGATGCTCAGCGGCACGGTAGCCGAGCAGGCCTTGCTGTCTGTTACGGTTAGACTGAAACTGGTTGTACCGGCTGCGGTAGGTGTACCCGAGATGACACCCGTGCTGGTGTTGACAATCAGCCCGGCTGGTAGAGCTCCTGTCGAACTGAAGGTGTAAGCGGGCGTGCCACCACTAACTACGATAGTCTGGCTGTAAGCTGTGCCGATCTGGCCGTTGGGCAAATTGGCTGGAGTGACCGTCAGGGCGGGGCTTACCGTTAAAATACCATTGGCCGTGGCTGAGCAACCTTGGGCCGTTGTGCCCGTGACCGAGTATGTGCCAGCTACGCTGACTGAGATCGACATCGTTGTGGCACCTGTGCTCCAAAGATAGGTGCTGGCACCCGACGCGCTGAGTACTCCTGTCTCTTCGGCGCAAACAGTGGCTGAAGTGGCTGTTACGAGTGGTAGTGGGTCAATGGTGAGCACCCGGCTGAGTTGGGCAGGTTCGCAGCTACCACTGCCGTCAGGGTCAGCACTCGTCAGCGTCAGCGTTATACTGCCAGCAGTGACGTCGGCCAGTGAAGGCTGGTAGGTTACAGCCGTGACAGACCCAATTGTGTTCAATGAAAGAATGCCCGTTCCATTGCTGGTGAGTGTAGCTGACGTTGCTCCGCTGACACCCGCTGTAAAACTGACTAGTGCTTGCCCGCAGGTCTGCATGGTGGTGGGCAGTAACGTCAGGCTAACCGGCGTCTGGCAGGCGCAGTTGACCACGACCGACTTGGTGTCTGTACAAGAGCTGCCGATGGCGCGAACAACTACGGTAGCAGTGGTGCTGGTGGTTGCACTGAGGGTAAAGCTATTAGCAGTGGTGAAGTCTCCTCCGTTGAGACTATACTCAAGCACACCTGCCCCTATGTTGGTTGTTTCCACCGTTAGGCTGGCCACGTTGCCCATACATGCTGTACCCTGGGTCAGGGCGATGATCTGGGGCTGGGGGTTGACCGTCAGCAGGGCCGTTGCCGTTGCCGAGCAGCCTGCTGCACTGGTAGCTGTCACTGAGTAAGTACCCGCACTCATCACCTCAATGCTGGCCGTGGTTGCGCCTGTGTTCCAGAGGTAGGCTTCCGCTCCTGTTACCGTGAGTGTGCCGGTCTGTCCGCTACAAACCGTAGCGGAGGTAGTTGTCAGGGTAGGAGCAGGACAAACGACTGTAATACTCAATGGCAGGATGGCCGTACAACTCTTACTGTCGGTCACCGTTAGGGTGAAGCTGGAGTTGCCCGCTGAAGTAGGTGTGCCTGAAATGACGCCTGTACTGGCGTTAAGCGACAGCCCGCTGGGCAATGAGCCGATGGCCGCGAAGGTGAGCGAACCGGGGGCGGCTCCACTGATGGCAATATTCTGGCTGTAAGGCTGATTTACTGCGCCGGAGGCTACGACTGTAGTGTTAATCGAAAGGGAACAGACCGTACACGAGGCTGGTGCTATATAGGTAGCACTCGCGCTGCCGCAGTCAGTCAATGCTGCCGTTATGGTGTGTGTCGTTGCTCCTGACGCTAAGCCCGTCAGTGAGTAAGCTACCGACGTAGCACCTGATGGAACAGTGACAGTGGTGCTGTAGAGACCATCTGTGATCGTCGCTGTGCCGCCCGCTGTGGCTGTCAGGTTAACATTGCCCGAAAGAGTATATTGATTAGTGGCTGAATTGCAGGTGCCGGGCGTGACTGTCAGCGTCAGGCTACAGGATAAGGGAATATAGTTATATACTTCAACGTCGCCACCGGCACCCTTTATGTCGTCGCCAGTGCCGTCATAACCAGGCACATACGGAACGGCTCGGAAACTACTAACCTTACCTCCCAGGTTGCCATTCGTGATGCTCCCGACTGTCGTTAAGTTTGTTACCTGCAGGCCATGTGGGCCATCGGATGTGATCATATCACCCGCGCTGAACACTAACGTAATATCCGACTGACCATTTAATGGGGCAACATCAATACCCCCATAGGCGTCGTATGTATTAGGCGTGCTGGAGGTGCCAGGATTAATTCTGTTCGCCAACGTAAAATTCGTTGTACTACCCTGATAAACATAGACGTGGGCATCGTGTACGTATGTGCCCGCATCTGATATCATGGTTCGGCCTGCCAAGAGCATCTTCGTCCCATCTTGCGTAAAAGCAATGTCAGTGATAAATTCTTTCTGACGGGCAGGCACATCAAACTCTTCAATATCCGTTGCCGAGTTAATAGTGCCATTGGCATTCAGCGCCACCGACCGAATACGGGTATCGCTCGTGTTACTGTAATCGCTTCCGTAAGGTTTATTGCGATTTACCTTCCAGGTACTGTAATACAGCCGTCCATTCTTCACCGCCAATGCCCAGGGCAGATTAGTGCTGATGCTTGCACTCGTGCTTAGGGGCGCGTCCGGGTCAACAGGATTCGCAAACCACGCACTTGTGCCTGGTGCCTGATAGGAGTCAAGGATGGCTCCTGTAGCATTTAGGCGATAAATTTTTCCATCGCTGAAGTTGGAGACAAAAAACTGGTTATTAGTACGGTCATAGCAAATGTCGCCCATGCCAGGTCCCTTCGTGCGTCTTTTCTCGGAAGAAAGCCAGCTAAGGATTTCCACGGCTGTTTGGGGCAGAACAGCAAAGACAGTGGGTGTCCCGGTTGTTTTATCAATTTTATAGATTGTACCCGCTGCTGACACACTACCTGCTGAGCTGCCATTGCCATTCCATCCGCCAATTGTGCCATACTGCGAAGGGGATAACCAGGATGCATAATTCCACGGATAGGAGGAGGAGGCAGTTGCGTACAGATTTCCTGAAACATCGAACGTAAGTCCGAATACATTGCCAACTTTTTCTATAGTCCAGTCGGGGTGGTGATAAGACGGAGGCCCATCCCAGACGGTTCCCGGTGAGGTATAAGGAGCAGGGGCTGACAAATCAACTAACCCCAATACATAATTCGTCATGGATGAAGTATTGCCAGCCACCGAATTGACAGCACCGCAACTGACAGCAACGGTGCCGTATTTGATGTCAGGTAATGCAGCATATGTACTCGTTTTTGATGCCAGACGCGCCGATGAATGAGCAAACGAAGTGGTTCCGGACGGAACGGTTACAGCCGCTCTGCGAGTGCCTTCGGTTAAGGTCGTGGAACTGCCCTGTGTAGTCGTTAGGTTGATGTTTCCCGTCAGAATATAGCCGCTGTTAGGCAGAATTATACCCGCCCTGTTGGGGACTGTATCGATGGTATCGGCGTTAGTTTCTGTGCCGGGAGTTAGTATGGCTCCATACGCCCTGTTTACATTGCATTCGTGGAGGATAGTGCCTGTCACGGTTCGGCTATATCCCGCAAGAGCGTATAATATTAGTCCTGCAAACGTGAAAAATAATTTAAGAAATGTAGTGAATGAATTCATGACCCGGCAGTTTATATTGTGTAGAGAATGTCGCCGAAAGTCGCATACCAAAAAGTTTGCCGATCTTAAGAAACTCTGAATTTATAGGTGAAATTCTGCGAAAATGTGCTGAAATAAATTTTTGAGTAGCTTTATTCACCACGAACTCTGTTGCAATGGCGTAGATAAATTTTATGCCAATTATCTATATATTCATTGGTGGGTAAGTATATATACTTGGTATAACAAAACGATAGGCTACTGCTAATAATCGGTTTGGATGAGACTATCAACACGGTCGCTTTTGCCGTAACTTGCGGCCAAACAAAATCACAGGTATGCCTTCGACTACACTCTCTCCCATTACGACTGCTCAAATTCAGGTTGCCTCTGAAATAGGTACACTCCGCCGACTGCTCATCCATAGCCCCGACCGGGGGCTGGGAAAAGTAGTACCCTCAAAAGCCCAGGACTGGCTCTTTGAAGACATCGTAAACCTGAACATGATGCGTCGGGATGAATATGATTATTACGTAAAACTGCTGCTGTATTTTCTCGACCCCGAAAAAGTCCAGGGCCGAAAAGCCGATACCACCCCCAATCGTAATTTTTTCAAGCCCGACCACGACGACTATTTTCGATCCGATAAAGTCATTGATATTCAGGTGTTATTGACCGATATTTTGCAGAATGAGGTGATTCGGACAAAGTTGATAGCATCAATCTGCGGCATTGAACGCACGTCGTTCCAAACGCAGCAGCAGTTGCACGAATACGACCCCGTCGAACTGGCGAAAATTATGATCTCCGGTTCGCTGCCCGATCAGACGATGCTCTTTGCGCCCCTGCCAAACTTTATTTTTACCCGCGACATTGGCATTGTTATCAACGACCATATTCTACTGAACAAACCTGCTAAACTGGCCCGCACCCGCGAAGCTTTGCTGGCGCAGTATTTCTTTCATTACCATCCGATTTTTGCCAGCTACCGCGACAAAATCATCGAGATTCCCGACAACGAACACGCTTTTCTGCTGTCGGATACCGACGTAAATCGCGACGTAACCCGCTCGACGCTCGAAGGGGGCGACGTGATGATGATTGCACCCCGGCATTTGCTGGTGGGTGTTTCGGAACGCACTACGCTCTACGCGGCCCAACAGGTAATGCGGTTGGTATTCGAGAAAAACGTGGTCGATAAAGTTACCATCATCAAGATTCCGAAAAAGCGCGATTACATGCACATCGACACCGTGTTTACGCAGGTGAAACGTAATGTGTGGGTGTTGCTTGGCTCATTGGCCCGCACTGGCGACGAAGCCAAAAAACGCGACGTACTACATTTCTTCGCCCCCAAAGATATGTCGGAAGAATTGCGTATTCTTCAGTTTATCAAGGGATTAGAACATAAGCCCATCGAAATCGAAAACCTTGAAGACTTGCTCACCGACATCAGCAAAAACGACCTGGGAGCTGCCGAGCCAGTCCGATTTATTTACTCCGGCAACAATGAGTTTCCGTTTGGTGCCCGCGAACAATGGACCGACTCCTGCAACCTTTTGGCCCTGAAAGACGGTGTCGTTGTTGGCTACGACCGCAACGACCGCACGCTCGAAGCGTTTCGGCAGGCTGGTTTCGACGTGGTGGGCGCGGCAGAACTCATCGAACGCTTCGAGGATGGAGAAGCCTCACCCCAAACGCTTGAGAATACGTTTATTATGCTCCCATCGGCTGAATTGAGCCGGGCGCGGGGCGGGTCGCATTGCATGAGTTTGCCGCTCCTGCGTGATGCAGTTTAATTGGCGGCAAGCGCGTTTTTTTCGTAATTTCGGGCCATTATTAACTCACTGACCACATACTATGCAGTCTCAATCTACCTCTCGCATTCTGATGATTCGCCCGGTTCGGTTTGGCTTCAATACTGAAACGGCAGAATCGAATGCGTTTCAGGACATCGACATGGCCGCGCAAACCAGAGACGTTGCCCAGGAAGATGCCCGGCGGGAGTTTGATGAGATGACCCGCCAATTGCAGGCTGCGGGCGTTGAGGTGATGGTTTATGACGATACCGCTGACCCACATACGCCCGACTCTATTTTTCCCAACAACTGGGTCTCGTTTCATGCCAGCGGTACGGTGGTTCTATATCCGATGCAGGCCGAAAACCGGCGGCTCGAACGTCGGCAGGATATTATCGACGATCTTGCCCAGCGGTTTCACGTCTCGCGCATTGTTGACCTGACGCACTTCGAGCAGGAAGGCAAGTTTCTCGAAGGCACGGGCAGTATGGTTCTCGACCGGATGCACCGCGTGGCGTTTGCCTGCCTGTCGCCCCGCACACATCCCGACGTGCTGGCCGAATTCAGCCATCGAACCGGCTACCGGACCGTGGCCTTTCGGGCCGCCGATGCCAGCGGCAAGGCTATTTATCATACTAATGTGCTGATGTGCATTGCCGATACCTTCGCAGTGGTGTGCCTGTCGGCTATCACCGATCCCGACGAGCGGATTATGGTACGGCATGAACTGGAAAAACTTAACAAGCGCGTAATCGATATTTCGCTGGAGCAGATGGCAAGTTTCGCCGGAAACATGCTGATGGTGATGACTCAGAAGGGCCAGAAACTACTGATTATGTCAGACCGAGCCTACGCATCGCTGACGCCAAAGCAAATTGACCTGATGGACGACTACGCTACGCTTCTGCATTTCGACCTGTCGATGATTGAAGGCAACGGGGGTGGTTCGGCCCGCTGCATGATGGCCGAAGTACATCTGCCGCTCAAGTAGAGACGCAAAATCTTGCGTCTCTTACCCGGATGATTTTGTCACAAGATTTTGCGTCTCTTACTCAAATTGTTTTGTCACAAGATTTTGCGTCTACACGCACAAACGAATTAAGGGATTTTTCAGCTACTTGGTGGGTATGGAAAGCAAGGATGTACGCTGGGAGCAGCGTTTTGCCAATTATAAAAAAGCGTTGAGCAAGCTTGC from Spirosoma montaniterrae encodes:
- a CDS encoding putative Ig domain-containing protein, which produces MPTSTRLLLVTGLLALLCLLTNSPNSYAQTITGTVYRDFNSNGLVDNPTSGTGISAGEIGVPGVRVTAINSLGTSLSALTDASGLYTLNVGANGVYRLEFSNPVATDYDGFVSAPTNSSASGSSVRFVNLSGSAVVNYGLNYPAHFCGPLNTNVVTTCFVNGNQTAIEPTIVTFPYNATATSTTGKNVDANSPATGSVWGLAYQRSSKQMFAGAFVRRHAGVLNGRLGAIYKLDYTGPASTTVSAPLFLTLNAGTEGARSLPANINSPSNDNWGFGNVGRAGLGDLDLSDDEQTLFVTNLFDKKLYVIPVGNPPSAPASGQIQSYTIVPSGTCSNDDYQIFATKFYRGNVYVGAVCTAEVSQSRNDLKALVYQVNPQNGVATQVFSTTLGFQRGFASNEYTSTNPASASSRFWRPWTNNFNLFFQSSTFNNSRIASYPQPMLTDIEFDVDGSMILAFGDRTAYQLGTYNNGPTSFTYVTGPGTTTTASPTSASGSNGWTGISGGDLMRVHNNSGTFVVESNASAGGIATLGAGRNEGNGGGEYYWDDRYEAGFVPHEETAIGGLTFFPGSGQVMATVIDPVDLWSGGVSRFNNRTGSAGGTAFGSNQDANYNASRFQVYGDGTPNVNATGKSAGLGDLELRCGVAPVQIGNRVWRDDNDNGIQDAGELALAGITVQLKGSGVPANTTVVTGSNGEYYFSNASGTNATGFVYSLTGLSAGNSYSICFPTSASAGALSLSTKPNQDPNGRVDSKPNPAGIVSFTLGGAGQNTFVYDAAFVPCVTPTSVVATATPNSVAPGAVVTLNASASGVTAGTTNYTWSGPGISSPTATTVASRTITAPTTEGVYAYTVLVSNGVGCTATATTSLSVICSLSITTTSLTSGTLGQPYSQSLASTGGVGSLTYVVASGTLPTGLTLDASTGILSGTPTAAATTNFTLSVTDANGCFDEQPLSITATCPLLSLLPTSLPTAQEGTLYSQTLTASGGTAPYAYSVTAGTPPPGLGLVGDVISGTPTGSGLSSFTVTATDANGCSVELPLSISVSAAPVCDLSVTASASSGTVAIGNSATLTASVSPTGSYTYVWSAPDGVTLETPNAEITDTSALPSGVHTFTVSVTSGPDCSSTATVCVSVPFTACQGSDYAFSLSTVAGYDSYDWIYTAPGSATSTTVQSGSANTFVATLPGEYQVQAFRDDVSSCPDGSCCPVIINEIPAPVAPSLTAVAATCNSQTATVANADAQLILSGTALSGLTYNVAKGDSYTASAPLFDTNQNLPATTGSVLATGLTNPTSSAGDVYTVRIFSGDCFIDVAVTVPQNVCGCPPAKCVPFVIEQVRRSQPGGGGGSAPLQLPSEPSGGQ
- a CDS encoding beta strand repeat-containing protein, which codes for MTGTILHECNVNRAYGAILTPGTETNADTIDTVPNRAGIILPNSGYILTGNINLTTTQGSSTTLTEGTRRAAVTVPSGTTSFAHSSARLASKTSTYAALPDIKYGTVAVSCGAVNSVAGNTSSMTNYVLGLVDLSAPAPYTSPGTVWDGPPSYHHPDWTIEKVGNVFGLTFDVSGNLYATASSSYPWNYASWLSPSQYGTIGGWNGNGSSAGSVSAAGTIYKIDKTTGTPTVFAVLPQTAVEILSWLSSEKRRTKGPGMGDICYDRTNNQFFVSNFSDGKIYRLNATGAILDSYQAPGTSAWFANPVDPDAPLSTSASISTNLPWALAVKNGRLYYSTWKVNRNKPYGSDYSNTSDTRIRSVALNANGTINSATDIEEFDVPARQKEFITDIAFTQDGTKMLLAGRTMISDAGTYVHDAHVYVYQGSTTNFTLANRINPGTSSTPNTYDAYGGIDVAPLNGQSDITLVFSAGDMITSDGPHGLQVTNLTTVGSITNGNLGGKVSSFRAVPYVPGYDGTGDDIKGAGGDVEVYNYIPLSCSLTLTVTPGTCNSATNQYTLSGNVNLTATAGGTATITDGLYSTTVTVPSGATSVAYSLTGLASGATTHTITAALTDCGSASATYIAPASCTVCSLSINTTVVASGAVNQPYSQNIAISGAAPGSLTFAAIGSLPSGLSLNASTGVISGTPTSAGNSSFTLTVTDSKSCTAILPLSITVVCPAPTLTTTSATVCSGQTGTLTVTGAEAYLWNTGATTASIEVMSAGTYSVTATSAAGCSATATALLTVNPQPQIIALTQGTACMGNVASLTVETTNIGAGVLEYSLNGGDFTTANSFTLSATTSTTATVVVRAIGSSCTDTKSVVVNCACQTPVSLTLLPTTMQTCGQALVSFTAGVSGATSATLTSNGTGILSLNTIGSVTAVTYQPSLADVTAGSITLTLTSADPDGSGSCEPAQLSRVLTIDPLPLVTATSATVCAEETGVLSASGASTYLWSTGATTMSISVSVAGTYSVTGTTAQGCSATANGILTVSPALTVTPANLPNGQIGTAYSQTIVVSGGTPAYTFSSTGALPAGLIVNTSTGVISGTPTAAGTTSFSLTVTDSKACSATVPLSISVSAAPICSLGATATAGPCDPLTNTYSATVVVTVANPVEGSITISTGTLTQTLSTSGGLGTNTLTAIFNGLPSNGLTQTVSIASSVLACGTTSTTYTAPVSCSVCSLSITTTSLTSGTLGQPYSQSLASTGGVGSLTYAVASGTLPTGLSLDASTGILSGTPTAAAITNFTLSVTDANGCADEQPLSITATCPLLSLLPTSLPTAQEGTLYSQPLTASGGTAPYAYSVTAGTPPPGLGLVGNVISGTPTASGLSSFTLTATDANGCSVPLPLSISVSAAPVCSLTLTATAGPCDPTTNRYTATLSVTLTNPPASSGILTLIDGVESRTLTVPANATLITEQMAGLVSDGSPRSVSASLAGCGTSSTTYTAPVSCTTAPATVVVVVGTPVCNTATNTYIASGTATIANATPGSSLSLTDNGNSVLSQPVAAGSSSVIFSVTGVSNGPASRTVVARLTDGTPASTTYSVPLACTLCSVSVTTSSLPNGQVGTAYSQSIATSGGIVPMTFNAIGTLPSGLSLNASTGVISGTPTSAGNSSFTLTVTDSKSCTAILPLTIRVDPTPPTVRVNVGLPACNTATNTYTASGIVTLTDAPAGSTLTVSDNGSVVLSQTVTAGQPTAIFSVSGVSDGPVSRTVVAVLTNGSSTSSSIIYTVPMSCTTAPNPSLNLAKAVDKSRAKVGDVLTYTVVLTNTGSVATTAVVRDLLSEGATYLLGSAVAPTGTTFTPAMSASVASTWTVSSIGAGQSLSLTFQVTATTEGIVYNKAAIPGKEVDVCTSIPILVCPGSEYVFQLTAPTERTKYHWFRTFEGVTTELTSFTTNILEVRQPGEYKLSANNANELCPDYSCCPFIVEEIPGVASYSLTASTPTCSGSTVQANGRIILTGLSSVTNLTYQISRGGIDFESGTLITSNPMALPINSVLASTLPAGTYWVRVYNALNCHRDEQVVILPANCNCPPSVCVPFVLKQTRKGTRIGGQ